In Silene latifolia isolate original U9 population chromosome X, ASM4854445v1, whole genome shotgun sequence, the following proteins share a genomic window:
- the LOC141618303 gene encoding uncharacterized protein LOC141618303 has protein sequence MEYQPGNIHTRLPKANGQAESSNKVIISCLKKKLKRRKGRWAEELPLVLWADRTTPKTATGQTPYSLVYGCEVVIPTEIDIPSARCSLNTVAENTPLMEDSLDLTEELRDPANIRLATYQQTVAKSYNKSVKARVFRIGDLVLRRVFPNTKEENAGKLAPT, from the coding sequence atggaatatcaacctggtaacatccacaccaggctacCCAAGGCCAACGGCCAGGCGGAGTCCAGCAACAAAGTAATAATTAGTTGCCTGAAGAAAaagctaaaaagaagaaaaggcagatgggctgaagaactccctctGGTTCTCTGGGCTGACCGGACTACGCCTAAAAcagccacaggccaaaccccATACTCCCTGGTTTATGGGTGTGAAGTAGTGATCCCAACAgaaattgatattccatcagccagatgtagCCTGAACACAGTAGCAGAAAACACTCCCCTGATGGAGGACAgtctggacttaacagaagaattaagagatcCTGCCAACATCAGATTGGCAACCTACCAGCAAACAGTGGCTAAAAGTTACAATAAGAGTGTCAAGGCCAGAGTATTCAGAataggagaccttgttctcagaaGAGTTTTCCCAAATACTAAAGAGGAAAATGCAGGCAAACTGGCTCCAACCTAG